The following are from one region of the Corynebacterium hindlerae genome:
- a CDS encoding MDR family MFS transporter gives MTEAPRIKFIMGALMTAMLMSSLGQMIFATALPTIIGDLGGVNHMSWVITAFLLGQTIALPIFGKLGDQIGRKGLYLFVVVLFMVGSLIGGLATSMSVLILARALQGVAGGGLMILSQAITAEIVSARDRGKYMGVMGSVFGLSSVLGPVLGGWFTDGPGWRWGLWLNIPLGLFALLGAIFYLRLPKRHPSGRFDFLGSLVMMIATTCLILFVTWGGNEYEWGSPLILGLIAGTVVFGALFVLVELKVAEPIVPIQLFRNRNFVLTTLSGLGIGVFMFGALGYLPTYLQMVHELTPTNAGLMMIPMMVGLTGTSIAVGNWVSRTGKYKNYPIIGLLIVALGLYLLSTLHADSPLVTVGGYFFVFGVGLGCAMQILVLIVQNSFPISQVGTATGATNFFRQIGGSLGAALVGGIFTGKLSDSLHTAIPTALQSMGPAGAPFAEAFATGTENQRLTPAAVTQLPDALKVAIQVAYNDALTPVFFLLMPLAVVAALIVVFVREEKLRETV, from the coding sequence ATGACTGAAGCACCCCGCATCAAGTTCATCATGGGCGCTCTCATGACAGCCATGCTCATGAGTTCCCTCGGCCAGATGATTTTCGCCACCGCACTGCCCACCATCATTGGTGACCTCGGCGGCGTCAACCATATGTCTTGGGTGATCACGGCGTTTTTGCTGGGGCAGACGATTGCGCTGCCGATTTTCGGTAAGTTAGGCGACCAAATCGGACGAAAAGGGCTCTACCTCTTTGTTGTGGTGTTGTTCATGGTCGGCTCCCTCATTGGTGGCCTCGCTACCTCGATGAGCGTTCTTATCTTGGCCCGCGCCCTCCAGGGTGTCGCTGGTGGTGGCCTCATGATCCTGTCCCAGGCCATCACCGCAGAGATCGTCAGTGCGCGTGATCGCGGTAAGTATATGGGCGTTATGGGCAGCGTTTTTGGGCTTTCCTCCGTACTCGGCCCCGTCCTCGGAGGTTGGTTCACTGATGGGCCGGGGTGGCGCTGGGGCCTCTGGCTCAACATCCCACTGGGCCTGTTCGCACTGCTCGGAGCGATTTTCTACCTTCGGTTGCCTAAACGCCACCCCTCGGGCCGGTTTGATTTCCTCGGCTCGCTGGTGATGATGATCGCCACCACTTGCCTCATTTTGTTTGTCACCTGGGGCGGAAACGAGTACGAGTGGGGATCACCGCTCATCCTGGGACTGATCGCGGGAACCGTCGTTTTTGGCGCCTTGTTTGTTCTCGTCGAGCTGAAGGTAGCCGAGCCGATCGTGCCGATTCAGCTGTTCCGGAACCGCAACTTCGTCCTCACCACCCTCTCGGGTCTGGGCATTGGTGTGTTCATGTTCGGGGCGCTTGGCTACCTACCGACTTACCTGCAAATGGTGCATGAACTCACCCCAACCAATGCTGGTCTGATGATGATTCCGATGATGGTTGGCCTCACGGGCACCTCCATCGCGGTGGGCAACTGGGTCTCCCGCACGGGGAAGTACAAGAATTACCCCATCATCGGGTTGCTGATTGTGGCGCTCGGCCTGTATCTGCTTTCCACGTTGCACGCAGACTCGCCCCTGGTCACCGTGGGCGGTTATTTCTTCGTTTTCGGTGTGGGGCTTGGCTGCGCTATGCAGATCCTGGTGCTGATCGTGCAGAATTCCTTCCCGATTTCCCAGGTCGGTACGGCAACAGGTGCGACGAACTTCTTCCGGCAGATCGGTGGTTCCCTTGGGGCTGCACTCGTCGGCGGTATCTTCACCGGTAAGCTCAGCGATTCCCTGCACACGGCTATCCCTACTGCTTTGCAGAGCATGGGGCCGGCCGGCGCTCCATTCGCCGAGGCGTTTGCGACGGGCACCGAGAACCAGCGCCTCACCCCCGCCGCCGTGACGCAGCTTCCCGACGCCCTGAAGGTCGCCATCCAGGTTGCCTACAACGATGCCCTGACCCCGGTATTCTTCCTCCTCATGCCACTGGCTGTGGTGGCAGCACTGATCGTGGTGTTCGTGCGCGAGGAGAAACTGAGGGAAACGGTGTAA
- a CDS encoding ABC transporter permease, which translates to MRLREALELALGSMKTGKMRSMLTLLGIIIGIMSVITILTLGHALKTQTLGSLDSLGLNNLQVQVQNRKAAEDSQSDYFFGGAEVKDADALITASQVSGVKERFGDKITGVSYSGYAGGLGDVETSMDTLAPPTVKAAVSPVNEDYLRLSGIQITSGRGLTEQDVTEGRHVAIISPKLLSDLFKDDVDRALGSEVRFRNDAGTASFIVIGVSGEQKGGLLVGSSKQATVYVPYPIQQLFPRDDGVPSVENAYSEVSFRVAQGVDKEAVRDELQTYFDRAYQGNNQYMAKVVDNKKDMESINQVLNSISLAVAAIGGISLLVGGIGVMNVMLITVTERTREIGVRKALGARRRDIKVQFIIEAMIVCLIGGLIGVVLGAVFGMIGATMLGQFVFPPPAAVIISLLFCMGIGLFFGYYPAAKAAKMNPIEALRYE; encoded by the coding sequence ATGCGACTGAGAGAAGCGCTTGAGCTCGCACTGGGCAGTATGAAGACCGGAAAAATGAGGTCGATGCTGACCCTGCTCGGTATCATCATCGGCATTATGTCCGTGATTACCATTCTGACGCTTGGACATGCCCTAAAAACCCAAACTCTCGGCAGTCTCGATTCGCTGGGCCTCAATAACCTGCAGGTTCAAGTACAAAACCGCAAAGCGGCTGAAGACTCGCAAAGTGACTATTTCTTCGGCGGTGCAGAAGTAAAGGATGCAGATGCACTCATCACTGCTTCGCAGGTGTCGGGGGTCAAAGAACGCTTCGGGGACAAAATTACCGGAGTGAGCTACAGTGGCTACGCCGGTGGGCTCGGGGATGTGGAAACCTCCATGGACACCTTGGCTCCGCCTACTGTGAAAGCTGCCGTGAGCCCTGTGAATGAGGACTACCTGCGACTTTCTGGCATCCAGATCACCTCGGGGCGAGGGCTCACTGAGCAAGACGTGACCGAGGGGCGACACGTTGCGATCATTTCCCCGAAGCTGCTCTCTGACCTTTTTAAAGATGACGTTGACCGAGCACTTGGATCTGAAGTTCGGTTCCGGAACGACGCCGGAACCGCGTCCTTCATTGTGATCGGTGTCTCCGGAGAACAAAAGGGTGGCCTTTTGGTGGGTAGTTCAAAGCAGGCGACGGTGTACGTACCTTACCCGATCCAACAGCTTTTCCCTCGGGACGATGGCGTGCCGTCAGTTGAGAACGCCTACTCCGAAGTAAGTTTCCGGGTTGCGCAAGGCGTGGACAAGGAAGCCGTGAGGGACGAGCTGCAGACCTACTTTGATCGTGCCTACCAAGGCAACAATCAATACATGGCTAAGGTTGTCGACAACAAAAAGGACATGGAATCGATCAACCAAGTTCTCAACAGCATCAGCCTTGCGGTTGCGGCGATTGGCGGAATTTCCCTCCTAGTCGGCGGTATTGGCGTCATGAACGTCATGCTCATCACCGTGACCGAGCGAACCCGAGAAATCGGTGTTCGCAAGGCGCTCGGGGCACGTCGCCGTGATATCAAGGTCCAATTCATCATTGAGGCGATGATTGTCTGCCTCATCGGTGGCCTCATCGGCGTCGTTCTTGGTGCGGTATTCGGCATGATCGGCGCCACCATGCTCGGTCAGTTCGTGTTCCCGCCACCAGCAGCCGTGATCATTTCCTTGCTATTCTGCATGGGAATCGGCTTGTTCTTCGGGTACTACCCAGCGGCCAAAGCCGCCAAGATGAACCCCATCGAAGCCCTGCGGTACGAATAG
- a CDS encoding ABC transporter ATP-binding protein, translating into MTALIELAGITRTFNQGQPSELTVLKGIDMTIDRGEFVSVIGASGSGKSTLMNIMGLLDRPTQGTYLLDGVDVLDSSDDELASYRSTRIGFVFQNFNLIARIDAIRNVEMPMMYAGVPAKERKERAIELLNLVGMGERLHHQPNELSGGQKQRVAIARALANKPDLILADEPTGALDTETGRMVMDLFHRLNNEQGATIALITHNPELAAETTRVVTMRDGLITEGGL; encoded by the coding sequence ATGACAGCTCTTATCGAGCTCGCTGGAATTACACGAACCTTTAACCAAGGCCAGCCGAGCGAATTGACCGTGCTCAAAGGGATAGATATGACGATTGATCGAGGTGAGTTTGTCTCGGTCATCGGTGCCTCAGGTTCCGGCAAGTCAACCCTGATGAATATCATGGGGCTCCTTGACCGCCCCACGCAGGGAACGTACCTGCTCGACGGCGTGGACGTCCTCGATAGCTCAGACGATGAACTTGCTTCCTACCGCAGTACCCGAATCGGATTCGTGTTTCAGAACTTCAATCTGATTGCTCGCATCGACGCCATCCGCAATGTAGAGATGCCGATGATGTACGCCGGAGTTCCCGCGAAGGAACGCAAAGAGCGGGCCATCGAACTGTTGAACCTGGTGGGGATGGGGGAGCGCTTGCACCACCAGCCCAACGAACTATCAGGCGGCCAGAAGCAGCGCGTGGCTATTGCACGCGCCCTGGCCAACAAACCAGACCTCATCCTTGCCGACGAGCCCACCGGCGCCCTGGACACCGAGACTGGACGAATGGTCATGGACTTGTTCCACCGACTCAACAATGAACAAGGCGCCACAATCGCGTTGATTACCCACAACCCGGAGCTCGCGGCTGAAACAACTCGCGTTGTCACCATGCGAGACGGACTCATCACGGAAGGAGGCTTGTGA
- a CDS encoding HlyD family efflux transporter periplasmic adaptor subunit: MKIQKRTAAITAASLLGIAAIGGGSYAFLSPKERTPVIMASDVREIQEQDVVEKVHAEGGLEATRTTSITSTLTGPVKDLQVKLGDRVADDQLLAVMDTTAIERQLEAERANRASQDTANNNQLLTAQQQYQQLHEKYDHGLNPEMNAAAAAERQAASALETAQRAFENKKKDTKAGTDPTVTEQQKALTAARDEQRDAALNLLRVNAGTIFNVITTEAGSPDMMADSVQTQDRLNRADRDLAVKEKDYQQTLVAIDRELATLAAQVRDASAAHREAVVGVESARLAALHQIDAQRAAVEQAQAAVNSGSLASEVTQRHLTIDVAKAEVHSPHGGIITELNAKVGAPSEGVLMTVADDSALKITTLVKESEIGKVKPGDEVTFTTAVTKDKKFTGNVINVASAAKTNPDGASKKVEFPVEIAVKGNTEGLRIGSTSKLEIVVNKQKGALSVPREAVLKDGDNHAVIALIEDNGKYIVKKIPVQVKAQTDFDAAIASPELSPGTKIASDPSKYIEDVDKRVRVEH, from the coding sequence ATGAAAATTCAGAAACGCACGGCTGCAATTACTGCAGCATCACTCCTCGGTATTGCAGCAATTGGTGGTGGCTCCTACGCGTTTCTGAGTCCTAAGGAACGCACGCCTGTCATCATGGCATCCGACGTGCGTGAGATCCAAGAACAAGACGTCGTGGAAAAAGTGCATGCGGAAGGTGGGTTGGAAGCAACTCGCACCACTTCCATTACCTCCACGCTCACTGGTCCCGTGAAAGACTTGCAGGTCAAGCTGGGCGATCGGGTGGCGGATGACCAGCTTCTAGCAGTGATGGACACTACTGCTATCGAGCGACAGCTTGAGGCAGAGCGAGCAAATCGCGCTTCGCAGGACACCGCGAACAACAACCAACTTCTGACGGCACAGCAGCAGTACCAGCAGCTGCACGAAAAATATGACCACGGACTGAACCCGGAGATGAATGCGGCTGCTGCCGCTGAAAGGCAAGCTGCGTCCGCACTGGAAACTGCGCAACGGGCATTTGAAAACAAAAAGAAAGACACCAAAGCGGGCACGGATCCGACCGTCACCGAACAACAAAAGGCGTTGACAGCTGCTCGCGATGAGCAACGAGATGCGGCCCTTAACTTGCTGCGTGTCAATGCCGGCACCATCTTCAACGTCATCACCACGGAAGCCGGTAGCCCGGACATGATGGCTGATTCAGTACAAACCCAGGATCGCTTGAACCGTGCTGACCGTGACTTGGCTGTGAAGGAAAAGGACTACCAGCAAACCCTGGTAGCAATCGACCGTGAACTTGCTACGCTCGCAGCTCAGGTCCGTGACGCTAGCGCTGCACACCGTGAAGCAGTGGTAGGTGTGGAAAGCGCTCGGTTGGCAGCACTGCACCAGATTGATGCGCAGCGTGCAGCCGTGGAACAAGCGCAGGCTGCCGTCAACAGCGGAAGCCTGGCATCGGAAGTGACGCAGCGTCATCTGACCATCGATGTGGCCAAGGCGGAAGTGCATAGCCCTCATGGCGGGATTATCACTGAGCTGAACGCAAAGGTTGGTGCCCCTTCCGAAGGGGTCCTTATGACCGTTGCTGATGACTCCGCGCTCAAAATCACCACGCTGGTGAAGGAATCGGAAATCGGAAAGGTTAAGCCCGGCGACGAGGTCACGTTCACCACGGCGGTGACGAAAGACAAAAAGTTCACCGGCAACGTGATCAATGTTGCCTCTGCGGCAAAGACCAATCCGGATGGCGCCTCCAAGAAGGTGGAATTCCCGGTTGAGATCGCCGTGAAGGGTAACACGGAAGGACTGCGCATCGGGTCCACCTCCAAGTTGGAGATTGTGGTTAATAAGCAAAAGGGAGCGCTGTCTGTGCCTCGCGAGGCAGTGCTGAAAGACGGAGACAATCACGCGGTTATCGCGTTGATCGAGGACAATGGCAAGTACATCGTCAAGAAGATTCCAGTGCAGGTGAAAGCGCAAACTGACTTTGATGCTGCTATCGCCTCCCCTGAGCTGAGCCCGGGCACCAAGATCGCTTCGGACCCTAGCAAGTACATCGAGGACGTCGACAAGCGCGTGCGAGTGGAGCACTAA
- a CDS encoding PhoH family protein, with protein MRNNVAVSAIDPALDGHQPTPTRTYVIDTSVLLSDPWALRKFAEHHIVLPLVVVSELEGKRFHPELGWFAREALRYLEDLRQTYGRLDKPVPVNTDGGTVQIELNHSDMTVLPVAFQDSISDHRILACALNFQREGRETVLVTKDIPLRVKAGSVGLPADEYHAQDVVLTGYTGMEQLEIDSTSIDELYRDGEVDLSGELTRRGVAIEDLPVHCGLTLTSPSQSALARVRADGVVSLVRGDRNAFGVQGRSAEQRIALELLLDPEVGIVSIGGRAGTGKSALALCAGLEAVLERGEHKRIVVFRPLYAVGGQDLDYLPGSESEKMNPWAQAVYDTLEGLVSDNVMEEVMARELIEVLPLTHIRGRSLHDSFVIVDEAQSLERNVLLTVLSRLGKNSRVVLTHDVAQRDNLRVGRHDGVQAVIEKLKGNDLFAHVTLQRSERSRIAELVTSLLETQ; from the coding sequence ATGCGGAACAACGTTGCCGTATCCGCCATCGATCCAGCCCTCGATGGACACCAGCCCACACCCACCCGGACGTACGTGATTGATACGTCTGTTTTGCTGTCCGACCCGTGGGCATTAAGAAAATTTGCCGAACACCACATCGTCCTGCCACTGGTTGTAGTCAGCGAATTGGAAGGCAAACGGTTCCACCCGGAACTTGGGTGGTTTGCGCGGGAAGCACTGCGTTACCTCGAGGACCTGCGCCAGACGTATGGTCGCCTGGATAAACCAGTGCCGGTTAACACTGATGGCGGTACCGTCCAGATCGAGCTGAATCATTCTGATATGACAGTGCTCCCCGTCGCTTTTCAGGACTCCATTAGCGATCACCGCATTCTGGCCTGCGCTCTGAACTTTCAACGGGAAGGCCGGGAGACCGTCCTAGTCACGAAAGATATTCCGTTACGGGTGAAGGCCGGGTCAGTGGGACTGCCGGCGGACGAATACCATGCGCAAGACGTGGTGCTGACCGGGTACACCGGTATGGAACAGCTCGAGATTGATTCCACCAGCATCGATGAGTTGTATCGCGATGGAGAAGTGGACCTGTCAGGTGAACTCACTCGTCGGGGAGTGGCTATCGAAGATCTCCCAGTGCACTGCGGGCTCACGCTCACGTCGCCATCCCAGTCAGCTCTGGCACGCGTGCGGGCCGACGGCGTGGTTTCCTTGGTGCGGGGGGATCGCAATGCCTTTGGAGTGCAAGGACGATCTGCTGAGCAACGCATCGCGCTAGAGCTCCTGTTGGATCCAGAAGTCGGTATTGTTTCCATCGGCGGGCGCGCCGGGACTGGCAAATCAGCCCTGGCCCTGTGTGCAGGCCTGGAGGCAGTATTGGAACGTGGTGAACACAAACGGATCGTAGTGTTCCGTCCGCTTTACGCCGTGGGCGGGCAAGACCTAGATTATTTGCCAGGCTCGGAATCTGAAAAGATGAATCCCTGGGCGCAAGCGGTATATGACACCTTGGAGGGCTTGGTCAGTGACAATGTCATGGAGGAAGTCATGGCACGCGAGCTCATCGAGGTGTTGCCTCTCACGCACATTCGTGGTCGTTCGTTGCACGACTCCTTTGTGATCGTGGACGAAGCGCAGTCCCTGGAACGCAACGTGTTGCTTACTGTGTTGTCGCGCTTGGGGAAGAATTCCCGGGTTGTCCTTACCCATGATGTTGCGCAGCGTGACAATCTCAGGGTAGGGCGTCACGATGGCGTGCAGGCGGTCATTGAAAAGCTAAAGGGAAATGACCTGTTTGCGCATGTTACTCTGCAACGCTCCGAGCGTTCCCGAATAGCAGAGTTGGTAACCAGTCTGCTGGAAACTCAATAG
- a CDS encoding LysR family transcriptional regulator substrate-binding protein: MINAQPLAIAFVKGTAPGKWFDRFNERTDYPDLITIESDDAFAALIDGRATLALIRLPEPRLTDDFHKVDLYEETPGITVPKDSELTLLERISRADISDEIVNYEPGDQVDIQAVRDAVQVVAANVGVVIAPRPLLRSISSKQTEHREFSDGTPTQVSLVWRKADDCDMVQDFVGITKGRKATSSRQSQQAGKPKRKPMAKKRPVRRRR; this comes from the coding sequence ATGATTAACGCACAGCCACTGGCTATTGCCTTTGTCAAGGGCACTGCGCCAGGTAAGTGGTTTGACCGCTTCAACGAGCGCACCGATTACCCTGACTTAATCACGATCGAGTCAGATGACGCTTTTGCTGCGCTTATCGACGGCCGTGCCACCCTCGCCCTCATCCGCCTCCCGGAACCCCGGCTCACCGATGACTTTCATAAAGTGGACCTTTATGAGGAAACCCCGGGAATTACTGTGCCGAAAGACAGCGAGCTCACGCTGCTGGAGCGGATTTCGCGGGCTGACATCTCGGATGAAATTGTCAACTATGAGCCAGGGGATCAGGTTGATATTCAGGCTGTACGCGATGCGGTGCAGGTGGTGGCTGCCAATGTGGGAGTGGTCATTGCGCCACGTCCCCTGCTGCGCAGTATAAGTTCAAAACAGACGGAACATCGTGAGTTTAGTGATGGCACCCCGACCCAGGTTTCGCTGGTGTGGCGCAAGGCCGATGACTGCGACATGGTTCAGGACTTCGTGGGGATCACGAAAGGGCGAAAGGCGACGTCGTCACGGCAAAGCCAGCAGGCTGGCAAACCGAAACGGAAACCGATGGCGAAAAAGCGACCTGTGAGACGGCGTCGATAA
- a CDS encoding DUF5997 family protein, which produces MKPATAAKKLGIFLPATPEEFQNNALTHEEYVELQSNPPEWLAELRRNGPHPRPEVARKLGITITALKKNGMDKPLTTAEIKALLADQPEWLRAARTSLAEQRSAE; this is translated from the coding sequence ATGAAACCCGCAACAGCTGCCAAGAAACTTGGAATTTTCCTCCCGGCCACCCCTGAGGAGTTCCAAAACAACGCGCTGACTCACGAAGAATATGTCGAGTTACAAAGCAATCCCCCGGAATGGCTTGCCGAATTGCGCCGCAACGGCCCTCATCCACGCCCAGAAGTCGCCCGCAAGCTCGGAATCACCATTACCGCGCTGAAAAAGAATGGCATGGATAAGCCACTTACCACTGCTGAGATCAAGGCCCTACTCGCCGACCAGCCAGAATGGCTCCGGGCAGCGCGCACCTCGCTGGCCGAGCAGCGCTCCGCGGAGTAG
- the glyA gene encoding serine hydroxymethyltransferase, which yields MTEVSDNVMTQPLDQLDPEVAAAIAAELGRQRGTLEMIASENFVPRAVLQAQGSVLTNKYAEGYPGRRYYGGCEHVDVIEDLARDRAKEVFGAEFVNVQPHAGAQANAAVLMSLANPGDKIMGLSLAHGGHLTHGMKLNFSGKLYEVAAYGVEDDTMRIDMDRVRETALAEKPQVIIAGWSAYPRHLDFAAFRSIADEVGAKLWVDMAHFAGLVAAGLHPSPVPHSHVVSTTVHKTLGGPRSGMILAKEEFAKKINSSVFPGQQGGPLMHAIAAKATAMKIAGSEMFKERQQRTLEGAAILAERLMAEDCKAAGVSVLTGGTDVHLVLADLRNSQMDGQQAEDLLHEVGITVNRNAVPNDPRPPMVTSGLRIGTPALATRGFDTAAFTEVADIIGTALAAGQSADVAALRARVDKLAADYPLYEGLEEWKLA from the coding sequence ATGACCGAAGTTTCAGACAATGTAATGACCCAGCCACTCGATCAGCTCGACCCAGAGGTAGCGGCAGCCATCGCCGCTGAACTCGGCCGTCAGCGTGGCACCCTGGAAATGATTGCCTCCGAGAACTTCGTGCCACGAGCAGTACTGCAGGCACAAGGCTCCGTGCTCACCAACAAGTACGCAGAAGGCTACCCAGGTCGCCGCTACTACGGTGGCTGCGAGCACGTTGACGTTATCGAAGACCTCGCACGTGACCGCGCGAAGGAAGTGTTCGGCGCAGAGTTCGTCAACGTCCAACCACACGCAGGCGCCCAGGCGAACGCCGCGGTGCTCATGTCGCTGGCTAACCCAGGCGACAAGATCATGGGTCTTTCCCTGGCACACGGTGGACACCTCACCCATGGAATGAAGCTCAACTTCTCCGGCAAGCTTTACGAAGTTGCAGCCTACGGCGTTGAAGACGACACCATGCGGATCGATATGGACCGCGTCCGTGAGACGGCGCTTGCAGAGAAACCACAGGTCATCATCGCCGGCTGGTCCGCATACCCACGCCACCTGGACTTTGCTGCCTTCCGCTCCATCGCTGACGAAGTTGGTGCGAAATTGTGGGTAGATATGGCCCACTTCGCTGGCCTCGTTGCTGCTGGTCTCCACCCATCTCCAGTGCCACACTCGCACGTCGTTTCTACCACTGTGCACAAGACGCTGGGTGGTCCACGCTCCGGCATGATCCTGGCCAAGGAGGAGTTCGCTAAGAAGATCAACTCGTCCGTATTCCCAGGCCAGCAAGGCGGTCCTTTGATGCACGCGATTGCAGCGAAGGCGACCGCGATGAAGATCGCCGGTTCTGAAATGTTTAAGGAACGTCAGCAGCGAACCCTGGAGGGAGCTGCGATCCTCGCGGAGCGTCTGATGGCCGAGGACTGCAAGGCTGCAGGCGTGTCCGTTCTTACCGGTGGCACCGACGTGCACCTGGTACTCGCTGATCTGCGTAACTCTCAGATGGACGGGCAACAAGCAGAGGACCTCCTGCATGAGGTCGGCATCACCGTCAACCGCAATGCCGTGCCAAACGACCCACGCCCACCGATGGTCACTTCTGGCCTGCGTATTGGCACCCCAGCACTGGCAACCCGTGGCTTTGACACGGCTGCTTTCACTGAGGTGGCAGACATCATCGGTACGGCGCTGGCTGCCGGCCAGTCTGCGGATGTCGCTGCGCTGCGCGCCCGGGTAGACAAGCTTGCGGCAGATTACCCACTGTACGAAGGCCTTGAAGAGTGGAAGCTCGCCTAG
- the coaA gene encoding type I pantothenate kinase — MEHMVRSQGTMDNSPYLEFDRTEWRNLRNNMPQVLTAEEVVKLRGLGESVDLKEVEEVYLPLSRLIYLQVKARKGLMAATETFLKSPAENVPFIIGIAGSVAVGKSTTARLLQVLLQRWESSPTVDLVTTDGFLFPSDELNRRRIMNRKGFPESYDQRALMRFVTDVKSGKREVKAPVYSHTLYDRVPDEYIVVDKPDILILEGLNVLQTGPTLMVSDLFDFSVYVHARTEHIEQWYIDRFLALRKTSFSKPGAHFSHYAQLDDDIASAEAREIWQSVNLPNLVENILPTRVRASLQLFKDAHHEVERVRMRKI, encoded by the coding sequence ATGGAACACATGGTTAGGTCGCAGGGCACGATGGATAACAGCCCATATCTTGAGTTCGATCGCACAGAGTGGCGCAACTTGAGAAACAATATGCCCCAGGTCCTCACCGCGGAGGAAGTAGTGAAGCTGCGCGGTTTGGGTGAAAGCGTCGATCTGAAGGAAGTGGAAGAGGTATATCTTCCCCTGTCGCGCCTTATCTATTTGCAGGTTAAAGCCCGTAAGGGGTTGATGGCGGCCACCGAAACCTTCCTTAAGTCTCCGGCGGAAAACGTTCCGTTCATTATTGGCATTGCTGGTTCGGTGGCAGTGGGAAAGTCGACGACCGCGCGCCTGCTGCAGGTGCTCCTCCAGCGTTGGGAATCCAGCCCGACGGTCGATCTGGTCACCACGGATGGGTTTTTGTTCCCCAGTGATGAGCTGAACCGCCGCCGCATCATGAACCGCAAAGGGTTCCCAGAAAGCTACGACCAGCGCGCGTTGATGCGCTTTGTCACCGACGTCAAGTCAGGAAAGCGCGAGGTCAAGGCGCCGGTGTATTCGCACACCTTGTACGACCGTGTCCCTGACGAGTACATCGTGGTAGACAAACCCGACATTCTGATCCTCGAGGGCCTCAACGTGTTGCAGACTGGACCCACCCTGATGGTGTCGGATTTGTTTGATTTTAGCGTGTATGTCCATGCCCGCACCGAGCATATTGAGCAGTGGTATATCGATAGGTTCTTGGCGCTGCGGAAGACGTCGTTTAGCAAGCCCGGCGCGCACTTCTCGCACTACGCGCAGCTTGACGACGACATCGCGAGCGCCGAAGCCAGGGAGATTTGGCAATCTGTGAACTTGCCGAACTTGGTGGAGAATATTCTGCCGACTCGGGTTCGCGCCTCGTTGCAGCTCTTCAAGGACGCCCACCACGAGGTGGAACGGGTGCGGATGCGGAAAATTTAG
- a CDS encoding flavodoxin domain-containing protein, whose product MSLIVAYNSHYGSTQQYAEEFARRHGVVAEPLSDVTPGEIMVVFSPNYAGTCEGVKWLQHQDLSGAKVALAVVGMTLTEEVRTKDPMADALGEKATQVTRFYLPGRLAYSSLTRVHKAAMWGLHKMLQAKKHRSPNEEAMLQDYNTDVDRVDFSELDAIDQWLEG is encoded by the coding sequence ATGTCCCTGATTGTCGCCTACAATTCCCACTACGGTTCCACGCAGCAGTACGCCGAGGAATTCGCCCGGCGGCATGGCGTCGTGGCGGAACCACTATCGGATGTGACCCCAGGGGAGATCATGGTGGTGTTCTCGCCAAACTACGCCGGGACCTGCGAGGGCGTGAAATGGTTGCAGCACCAGGACCTTTCGGGAGCTAAGGTTGCTCTCGCTGTGGTGGGCATGACTCTCACCGAAGAAGTACGCACCAAAGACCCAATGGCGGACGCCCTGGGGGAGAAAGCCACGCAAGTAACGCGGTTCTACCTGCCCGGCCGCCTGGCGTACTCATCACTCACCCGTGTGCACAAAGCAGCAATGTGGGGATTACACAAAATGCTCCAAGCAAAGAAACACCGCTCCCCAAACGAGGAAGCGATGCTGCAGGACTACAATACCGACGTTGACCGAGTGGACTTCAGCGAACTCGATGCCATCGACCAGTGGCTTGAAGGCTAA